In Nodularia sp. LEGE 06071, one DNA window encodes the following:
- the hisC gene encoding histidinol-phosphate transaminase, which translates to MTKYFRSHIDAMASYVPGEQPQRGIQMIKLNSNENPYPPSPAALAVLRNIEGEWLRRYPEPLGGEFRRAASKVLGVPSDWIIVGNGSDEVLNLVIRACTEAGRKVVYPIPTYVLYVTLSQMQAAEVVEIPYGKGYQLPLDELIAANGAVTFIASPNSPSGHIVPIDDLRQLASRLSGVLVIDEAYVDFAEENALALVKEYENVIVIRTLSKGYSLAGLRLGFGVANPQLLHGLFKVKDSYNIDAIACALGTAAITDQAYKDACVAKVKASRTQLATDLKQLGFHVWDSQTNFLLVQPPQENAEYLYQQLKERQILVRYFPQPGLDNKLRITIGTDAQNQVLVEALSQICS; encoded by the coding sequence ATGACCAAGTACTTCCGCTCCCATATCGATGCAATGGCTAGTTATGTCCCAGGTGAACAGCCTCAACGTGGGATACAGATGATCAAACTCAACAGTAATGAAAATCCCTATCCTCCCTCGCCTGCGGCGTTAGCCGTGCTGAGGAATATTGAGGGGGAGTGGTTACGACGGTATCCAGAACCGTTAGGGGGAGAATTCCGGCGAGCTGCAAGCAAGGTTTTGGGCGTTCCTAGTGATTGGATCATTGTCGGTAATGGCAGTGATGAAGTTTTGAATTTAGTAATTCGAGCCTGCACTGAGGCTGGGAGAAAGGTAGTTTACCCGATACCAACTTATGTATTATATGTGACTTTAAGCCAAATGCAGGCGGCGGAAGTGGTGGAAATTCCTTATGGTAAAGGTTACCAGTTACCCCTGGATGAATTAATTGCTGCTAATGGGGCTGTGACATTCATCGCATCGCCTAATAGTCCGTCGGGACATATAGTACCCATTGATGATTTACGACAACTAGCAAGCCGTTTATCTGGGGTTTTGGTGATTGATGAAGCATACGTAGATTTTGCTGAGGAAAATGCACTGGCTTTGGTGAAGGAATACGAGAATGTAATTGTCATTCGCACACTTTCTAAGGGTTATTCTTTGGCTGGATTACGCCTGGGCTTTGGTGTGGCTAATCCCCAGTTGTTGCATGGATTGTTTAAGGTCAAGGATAGCTATAATATTGATGCGATCGCCTGTGCATTAGGAACTGCTGCTATTACTGATCAAGCTTATAAAGATGCTTGTGTAGCCAAGGTTAAAGCATCGCGGACTCAACTAGCGACGGACTTAAAACAATTAGGTTTCCATGTTTGGGATTCCCAGACTAATTTTTTGTTGGTACAGCCTCCCCAAGAAAATGCCGAATATCTCTATCAACAGCTCAAAGAACGACAAATTTTAGTGCGCTATTTTCCCCAGCCAGGACTGGATAATAAGTTACGCATTACTATTGGCACAGATGCCCAAAATCAAGTTTTAGTAGAGGCACTGAGTCAAATTTGTTCGTAG
- a CDS encoding rhomboid family intramembrane serine protease, with the protein MIPISDSIRLRHQPIISYWLIGINIVIFLWQLKLEVSGELGGFINSWGLIPVQIHSAITNAIHINPAAWVVVVWRSASLFLAMFLHGSFSQILGNLLFLWVFGKTVENVIGRGHFLGLYLGAGMLTGIAQVILEPSLRIPLIGSNGAIAAILGAYVCKYPQVKIDTIMPLLIVYIPMELPAYFYLFLWFIQQLFYGIGSLNIPPSGVNSPSLAYWAQLLGLFIGAALMKFNQASRR; encoded by the coding sequence ATGATTCCTATTAGTGATAGTATTCGCCTGCGTCATCAACCAATTATTAGTTATTGGCTGATTGGCATTAACATTGTGATATTTTTATGGCAACTAAAACTAGAGGTGAGTGGGGAATTAGGAGGTTTCATTAATAGTTGGGGTTTGATTCCCGTCCAGATTCATAGTGCAATTACCAATGCCATCCACATTAATCCCGCCGCTTGGGTAGTTGTTGTTTGGCGTTCAGCTTCCCTCTTTTTGGCGATGTTTCTCCACGGTAGTTTTAGTCAAATTTTGGGCAATCTGCTATTTTTATGGGTTTTTGGTAAAACTGTCGAAAACGTGATTGGACGGGGACATTTTCTCGGATTGTATTTGGGTGCGGGAATGCTGACCGGAATAGCACAAGTTATTTTAGAACCGAGTTTGAGAATACCATTAATTGGCTCAAATGGAGCGATCGCCGCAATTTTAGGAGCATACGTCTGCAAGTATCCTCAAGTTAAAATCGACACAATTATGCCACTTCTAATTGTGTATATCCCTATGGAACTGCCGGCATACTTTTATCTGTTTTTGTGGTTTATCCAACAGTTATTTTACGGAATTGGCAGCTTAAATATTCCTCCCTCTGGTGTCAATTCACCGAGTCTGGCCTACTGGGCGCAACTGCTGGGATTATTTATTGGTGCAGCTTTGATGAAATTCAATCAAGCATCCCGTCGCTAA
- a CDS encoding serine/threonine-protein kinase codes for MLGNTLVGRYQIISHLGDGGFGETFVASDTHLPGLPQCVVKKLKPQATDPVNLETARRLFDTEAQVLYKLGIHDQIPQLLAYFEENAEFYLVQEFIAGHDLSQELAPGKILSQEEVISLIQEILSILEFVHQEKVIHRDVNPRNLLRRKEDGKLVLIDFGAVKQIATQIISPGGQTKSTVAIGTPGYLPGEQAQGTPKFSSDIYAVGIIAIQAVTGLSPTQLEIDIDTNEFIWQNQANVSPEFAQFLDKMVRYDFRQRYASATVALEKLQELMLPSSGTIVLSPPLLLSSGLSLKPDPLFNNFKLSKYQKGILIKLSLVIFLIGASGVASVFIVNSINANNAIALSQQGSTLFDLQRYQDALAAYQEAVNINPDFVPGWSGQGKTLSELKKYEEALAAYDQAIQIQPDYLEAWIGRGFVLQTLQRYPEAIASFDKALQLDANSPEVWNAKGETFSKLQQYNNAIESYEKALELQPNYYQAWYSKGLAFHSLKQYDDAITAYETAIEFKPDYGQAWYSLGNALFNLNRFDSALKAYDKAVQYRPNFYPAWFSRSNILITLRRYPQAIESFDQAIKNNPKDYQSWYSRGWALHQSQRYEEAIQSYNKAAAIKENDYQIWYNLGNSQYILQKYQEAIASYDKAVRYQANHAESWYSRGNALFNLQRYKEAIKSYDQAIKYKPNYREAIDGRNQSQSKLSVENPQPIIVPTIPNSEN; via the coding sequence ATGCTGGGAAACACACTTGTTGGAAGATACCAAATTATTAGCCACTTGGGAGATGGGGGATTTGGTGAAACTTTTGTTGCAAGTGATACTCACTTGCCGGGATTACCTCAGTGTGTGGTCAAGAAACTCAAACCCCAAGCTACTGATCCAGTGAACTTGGAGACGGCTAGGCGTTTATTTGATACGGAAGCGCAGGTTCTCTATAAATTAGGTATTCATGACCAAATTCCCCAACTTTTGGCGTACTTTGAAGAAAATGCGGAGTTCTATTTGGTACAAGAATTCATCGCAGGTCATGACCTTAGTCAAGAATTAGCGCCAGGAAAAATCCTCAGTCAAGAAGAGGTGATTTCTCTAATCCAAGAAATTTTGTCAATTTTAGAATTTGTTCACCAAGAAAAGGTGATTCACCGCGATGTGAATCCGCGAAATTTACTCAGACGCAAGGAAGATGGCAAGTTAGTTTTAATTGACTTTGGGGCAGTGAAGCAAATCGCTACCCAGATCATTAGCCCTGGAGGTCAAACTAAATCAACTGTGGCGATCGGCACTCCCGGATATTTACCCGGAGAACAAGCCCAGGGGACACCAAAGTTTAGCAGTGATATCTATGCGGTGGGGATAATTGCCATTCAAGCCGTCACCGGATTATCACCAACTCAGCTAGAAATCGATATTGATACCAATGAATTTATCTGGCAGAATCAGGCTAATGTGTCGCCAGAATTTGCCCAATTTCTCGATAAAATGGTGCGTTATGATTTCCGGCAACGCTATGCTTCGGCAACTGTGGCATTGGAAAAGCTGCAAGAATTAATGCTACCGTCATCTGGGACTATCGTTTTGAGTCCTCCTTTGCTGCTAAGTTCTGGCTTGTCACTCAAACCTGATCCGTTATTCAACAATTTTAAACTTAGTAAGTATCAAAAAGGTATACTTATTAAGCTATCGTTAGTCATATTTTTAATTGGAGCCAGCGGTGTAGCATCTGTATTTATTGTTAATAGTATTAATGCAAATAACGCGATCGCATTATCTCAACAAGGAAGTACGCTGTTTGACTTACAGCGCTATCAAGATGCCCTAGCCGCTTATCAAGAGGCAGTGAATATTAATCCAGATTTTGTTCCAGGATGGAGTGGTCAAGGTAAAACACTGTCGGAATTGAAAAAATATGAGGAAGCGCTAGCAGCATACGACCAAGCAATTCAAATCCAGCCAGATTATTTAGAAGCATGGATTGGTCGCGGCTTTGTCCTGCAAACTTTACAGCGCTATCCCGAAGCGATCGCATCTTTTGACAAAGCATTACAACTAGATGCTAATTCTCCAGAGGTCTGGAATGCTAAAGGAGAAACTTTTAGTAAGTTACAGCAATATAATAATGCTATCGAATCTTATGAAAAAGCTCTGGAGTTGCAACCTAACTATTATCAAGCTTGGTATAGTAAGGGTTTAGCATTTCATAGCTTAAAGCAATATGATGATGCCATTACTGCCTACGAAACAGCTATTGAATTTAAGCCAGACTATGGGCAAGCTTGGTATAGTCTAGGGAATGCTTTATTCAATTTAAATCGATTTGATTCTGCTTTGAAAGCATATGATAAAGCAGTACAATACAGACCAAATTTTTACCCGGCTTGGTTTTCTAGAAGTAATATTCTGATTACTTTACGACGCTATCCGCAGGCAATTGAATCATTTGACCAAGCAATAAAAAATAACCCTAAAGATTACCAATCATGGTATAGTCGGGGTTGGGCGTTGCATCAAAGCCAACGCTATGAAGAAGCAATACAATCTTATAATAAAGCCGCAGCGATTAAAGAAAATGATTATCAAATTTGGTATAATTTAGGAAATTCCCAATATATTTTACAGAAATATCAGGAAGCGATCGCATCTTACGATAAAGCCGTTCGTTATCAAGCCAACCATGCTGAAAGTTGGTACAGCAGAGGCAATGCTTTATTTAATTTGCAACGATATAAAGAGGCGATCAAATCTTATGATCAAGCCATAAAATACAAGCCCAATTATCGCGAAGCCATTGACGGTCGGAACCAATCTCAAAGCAAATTATCAGTGGAAAACCCACAGCCGATAATCGTACCCACAATTCCCAATTCTGAGAACTAA
- a CDS encoding TetR/AcrR family transcriptional regulator codes for MNKTIRSSALTRTRLIEAASQVFASLGVQGATTREIARVAGVNEVTLFRLFASKEQLLRAVIENASALQTEALAHPEAWTQNLGVDLKKYAQLYNAMLEAHEDLIRTFIGEAKRHPEAARQIIQEAAKPLGDKLVAYLQSSQKRGTVRLELDPVPAVDMFTGMLLAGMLCHTVKYHQNSYSYQDYLETCVDIFVRGIAVPV; via the coding sequence ATGAATAAAACTATCCGCTCATCCGCTCTTACCCGTACACGTTTGATAGAAGCTGCCTCACAGGTATTTGCTAGTTTAGGTGTTCAAGGAGCAACTACTCGTGAAATAGCTCGTGTCGCCGGAGTGAATGAGGTGACGTTATTTCGCCTCTTTGCTAGCAAAGAACAACTTCTCAGGGCAGTAATTGAAAATGCCTCAGCCCTCCAGACAGAAGCTCTCGCTCACCCCGAAGCTTGGACACAAAATCTTGGCGTTGATTTAAAAAAGTATGCCCAACTTTACAACGCCATGCTGGAAGCACACGAAGATTTGATTCGGACTTTCATTGGGGAAGCGAAACGTCATCCGGAAGCCGCTAGACAGATAATTCAAGAAGCCGCCAAGCCTTTAGGTGACAAATTGGTTGCTTACCTGCAATCTAGTCAGAAACGAGGTACTGTGAGACTTGAACTTGATCCTGTGCCGGCAGTTGATATGTTTACAGGGATGCTATTAGCTGGAATGCTCTGCCACACCGTAAAATATCACCAGAATAGCTACAGTTATCAGGATTATCTTGAAACCTGTGTAGATATTTTCGTGCGCGGTATTGCCGTTCCTGTTTAA
- a CDS encoding DoxX family protein — protein sequence MNNQKNYISLKPQDIAIAYLLLRILIGVNYFNHGFTRIFDIPGFAEGIVEQLKDSYFPEFMVRINSYLVPPVELIVGILITIGLATRSALIATFILMIILKMGVTSVQNWGAATSMLTYALVLFILLAGHSFNIYSLDHWRNNKQTTIDSATSKPQSPNNFSLFFSKFTKKRRRQHRSYLR from the coding sequence ATGAATAATCAGAAAAATTACATTAGCCTCAAACCACAAGATATAGCGATCGCTTATTTATTGCTGCGAATCCTCATTGGCGTAAATTACTTTAATCATGGATTTACCCGCATCTTCGATATCCCCGGATTTGCGGAAGGGATAGTCGAGCAACTCAAAGATTCTTATTTTCCCGAATTTATGGTGAGAATTAACTCCTACCTTGTTCCTCCTGTGGAATTAATCGTGGGAATATTAATCACCATCGGTTTAGCAACTCGCAGCGCCCTGATCGCCACATTTATCCTGATGATTATCCTGAAAATGGGTGTTACCTCAGTCCAAAACTGGGGTGCGGCCACATCAATGCTGACTTACGCTCTTGTGCTGTTTATTTTACTTGCTGGACACAGCTTTAATATTTACTCACTCGATCACTGGAGAAACAACAAACAAACCACTATAGACTCTGCAACCTCTAAGCCACAGAGTCCCAATAATTTCTCTCTATTCTTCAGTAAATTTACCAAAAAACGCCGCAGACAGCATCGTTCTTACCTACGCTAG
- a CDS encoding NAD(P)/FAD-dependent oxidoreductase, translating to MNTPRIVIVGAGFGGLQAAQSLANSGADVCLIDRHNYHTFVPLLYQVATSQLEPEYIAYPIRTIVRRFSGKSQKHKPKTRFLWAEVQRIDFSAQIVETDRCAIAYDFLVLATGSKTQYLGVTGASEYAFPMRNLEEAIRLRNRILTCFQLASQESDPVIREQLLTFTIVGGGATGVEMAGALIEMLRGKFRRDYPTLDLQQVRLIVIQSGDRLLAELPKKLGVYTYKRLSQLGVKIYLQTRVSQVTTESVHLQNNEVIPTATVIWTAGLEANSPETSADISTAKKGKLLVHPTLQLLEQPNVYAIGDLAYIEQSGKPLAGVAPEALQQGVTVARNIQQQLRGKSPKPFSYFNKGRLAIIGCYSGVGKIGNFAFTGFLAWVMWLGVHLVYLPGYRSRLLVLHTWLYTYLLGDRAVRVILPI from the coding sequence TTGAACACTCCCCGCATTGTTATAGTTGGCGCTGGATTTGGTGGATTGCAAGCTGCCCAATCTTTAGCTAATTCTGGAGCAGATGTATGTTTAATTGATCGTCATAATTATCACACCTTTGTACCACTACTGTATCAGGTAGCGACAAGTCAGTTAGAACCAGAGTATATTGCTTACCCCATTCGCACGATTGTGAGACGATTCTCTGGGAAATCACAAAAGCACAAGCCCAAAACTCGGTTTTTATGGGCTGAGGTGCAGCGAATTGATTTTTCCGCCCAGATTGTGGAAACAGATCGTTGTGCGATCGCCTATGATTTTCTTGTACTGGCGACTGGGAGCAAAACCCAGTATTTAGGTGTGACTGGCGCGTCAGAATATGCCTTTCCCATGAGAAATTTAGAAGAAGCCATCAGATTACGCAACCGGATTCTTACTTGTTTTCAACTCGCTAGTCAGGAATCTGATCCAGTTATCCGCGAACAACTACTGACATTTACCATTGTCGGCGGTGGCGCAACCGGGGTAGAAATGGCTGGGGCTTTGATAGAAATGCTGCGAGGTAAATTTCGCCGAGATTATCCCACACTAGATTTACAACAAGTGAGATTAATCGTCATCCAGTCAGGCGATCGCTTATTAGCCGAACTACCCAAAAAACTGGGAGTCTATACTTACAAGCGTTTAAGTCAGTTAGGAGTAAAAATATACCTACAAACGCGAGTTAGCCAAGTCACCACAGAATCTGTACATCTGCAAAACAACGAAGTAATTCCCACCGCAACAGTCATTTGGACTGCGGGGTTAGAAGCCAACTCTCCCGAAACCTCAGCAGACATATCCACAGCCAAGAAAGGCAAACTATTAGTTCATCCCACCTTACAACTACTAGAACAACCCAACGTCTATGCTATTGGGGATTTGGCCTATATAGAGCAAAGTGGTAAACCATTAGCTGGGGTTGCACCAGAAGCACTTCAGCAAGGTGTAACTGTCGCCCGAAACATTCAACAACAGCTGCGAGGTAAATCACCAAAACCCTTTAGTTATTTCAACAAAGGTAGATTAGCAATTATTGGTTGCTATTCTGGGGTAGGAAAAATTGGCAACTTTGCATTTACAGGCTTTTTAGCTTGGGTCATGTGGTTAGGCGTTCACTTGGTATATTTACCAGGATACCGAAGTCGCTTGCTAGTTTTACACACTTGGCTTTACACCTATTTATTAGGCGATCGCGCCGTCCGCGTAATTTTGCCCATTTAA
- a CDS encoding glycosyl transferase: MMRPILYVAITNHGFGHATRTASVASTIQKLCPEVLLIMVTTAPRWLLECYIEGDFIHRPRAFDLGVVQADSLTMDKPATLAKLRDIQKNQNSLIASEVNFIRQNRVNLILADIPFLAPLFGKAANIPCWMMSNFGWDLIYRDWGEEFKTIADWISECYSQSERLFRLPFHEPMSAFSNITDIGLTGGSPRYSADQLRATWGITAPREKTILLTFGGLGLQQIPYENLRHFPDWQFIVFDKSAPDLPNVWKISDKKYRPVDFMPICGRVVSKPGYSTFSETAKLDIPMVTIPRDDFAEAPFLLEGIINYNQHQILTPTEFFAGNWDFLHQAPQPPKQSQPLAKDGNQAIAHAVIEYIKKQE; encoded by the coding sequence ATTATGCGCCCAATTTTATACGTAGCAATCACTAACCACGGCTTTGGTCATGCTACTCGCACAGCATCAGTAGCATCAACAATTCAAAAATTATGTCCTGAAGTTTTGCTGATTATGGTGACAACTGCCCCCCGGTGGTTGCTAGAGTGCTACATAGAAGGCGATTTTATTCATCGTCCCCGCGCTTTTGATTTGGGTGTCGTGCAGGCAGATAGCTTGACAATGGATAAACCTGCAACTTTAGCCAAATTGCGGGATATTCAAAAAAATCAAAATTCTCTCATAGCCTCAGAAGTCAATTTTATCCGCCAAAATCGCGTGAATTTAATCTTGGCAGATATTCCTTTTTTAGCGCCTTTATTTGGCAAAGCGGCAAATATTCCCTGTTGGATGATGAGTAATTTTGGCTGGGACTTAATCTATCGAGATTGGGGAGAGGAATTTAAGACCATTGCTGATTGGATTAGTGAATGTTATTCCCAGTCCGAACGTTTGTTTCGATTACCTTTCCACGAACCCATGTCAGCTTTCAGTAATATTACAGATATTGGCTTAACTGGTGGTTCTCCTCGTTACTCTGCTGACCAACTCCGGGCGACTTGGGGGATCACTGCGCCTAGAGAAAAAACTATTTTACTCACCTTCGGTGGTTTGGGTTTACAACAAATTCCATACGAAAATTTACGGCATTTTCCCGATTGGCAATTTATTGTTTTTGATAAATCTGCTCCTGATTTACCTAATGTCTGGAAAATTAGCGACAAAAAATATCGCCCTGTGGATTTTATGCCTATTTGCGGGCGTGTTGTTTCTAAACCTGGTTACAGCACTTTTTCGGAAACGGCAAAACTGGATATACCTATGGTGACAATTCCGCGAGATGACTTTGCTGAAGCTCCTTTTTTGTTAGAAGGTATTATTAATTACAATCAACATCAAATTCTCACACCAACAGAATTTTTTGCAGGTAATTGGGATTTTCTGCATCAAGCACCCCAACCACCAAAGCAATCCCAACCTCTGGCTAAAGATGGCAATCAAGCGATCGCTCATGCTGTGATTGAGTATATTAAAAAACAGGAGTAA
- a CDS encoding aminotransferase class V-fold PLP-dependent enzyme produces the protein MTNILAAQTKLAQHRSQFPALGNKIYFNYGGQGPMAQGAMNAITQIEADIQHTGPFGNEAYAKVTEAKEGVRNAIASELQAPPETITLTEDVTVGCNIAMWGIDWRAGDHILLSDCEHPGVIAASQEIARRFAVEVTTCPLQQTLNAGDPVTVIAQHLRPNTRLVILSHVFWNTGQVLPLDKIVEVCKKNNSLVLVDAAQSAGLLPLNLTELGADFYAFTGHKWLCGPAGVGGLYVRPAARENLQPTFIGLRGIVVDSQAQPVKWQPDGRRYEVSTSATPLYVGLTQAIAIHQQWGTAQERYQQICRNSEYLWRRLAALPEVQCLRTSPPESGIVSFQLTQPQSRVHFKLVQFLESQRILTRTIADPDCIRATVHYLTLVSEIDQLIEGVQKFLQM, from the coding sequence ATGACTAATATTTTGGCTGCACAAACTAAATTAGCTCAACATCGATCGCAATTTCCCGCTTTAGGGAATAAGATTTATTTTAACTATGGTGGGCAAGGGCCGATGGCTCAAGGGGCGATGAATGCCATTACTCAAATTGAAGCTGATATCCAACACACTGGGCCTTTTGGAAATGAAGCCTATGCCAAAGTTACCGAAGCCAAGGAAGGTGTCAGAAATGCGATCGCATCTGAGTTGCAAGCACCACCAGAAACCATTACCCTCACCGAAGATGTCACCGTTGGCTGCAATATTGCCATGTGGGGTATTGACTGGCGGGCTGGTGACCATATCCTCCTTTCAGACTGCGAACACCCAGGCGTAATTGCTGCATCCCAGGAAATCGCCCGGAGATTTGCCGTAGAAGTTACCACCTGTCCCCTCCAGCAAACTTTAAACGCTGGCGATCCCGTCACAGTCATTGCTCAACATTTACGCCCCAATACTCGCCTCGTAATTTTAAGTCATGTCTTCTGGAACACCGGACAAGTTTTACCGCTTGACAAAATTGTAGAAGTATGCAAAAAGAATAATTCCTTGGTTTTAGTCGATGCTGCCCAGTCTGCGGGTTTATTACCTTTAAATTTAACGGAATTGGGGGCAGATTTTTATGCCTTCACAGGTCACAAATGGTTATGTGGCCCTGCGGGTGTAGGTGGTTTATATGTCCGTCCCGCAGCCAGAGAAAATTTACAACCCACATTTATCGGCTTGCGTGGCATTGTTGTAGATAGTCAAGCTCAACCTGTGAAGTGGCAACCCGATGGACGAAGATATGAAGTGTCAACCTCAGCGACTCCATTGTATGTTGGTTTAACCCAGGCGATCGCCATTCATCAGCAATGGGGAACCGCACAAGAACGTTATCAGCAAATCTGCCGTAACAGTGAGTATCTTTGGCGAAGATTAGCCGCGTTACCCGAAGTCCAATGTCTGCGAACCTCCCCACCCGAAAGCGGGATAGTTTCCTTCCAACTCACCCAGCCACAATCGCGAGTGCATTTTAAGTTAGTGCAATTCTTAGAATCACAAAGAATATTAACGCGTACAATTGCCGATCCTGACTGTATCCGCGCCACTGTCCATTATTTAACTTTGGTGTCAGAAATCGACCAATTAATTGAGGGTGTACAAAAGTTTCTCCAGATGTAA
- a CDS encoding TM0106 family RecB-like putative nuclease, whose amino-acid sequence MLINAEHLLQYQRCKRRPVLDTHGDRPQRDAPNELLLKLQQDKIAHRQSILAEFYYHKPDYPRGDWEAGQAATLELMQLGVEYIYRGVLLSDDPDLADPENQDVSLSLEYNLLSRPDLLVKQPGQSRFGDWMYVPANIELGKRPKQEYQVVAAFHAQVLAKVQEITPEIAWLVLRTKQRDYAVDLGKWIPKMQSILWEFIQALESPEPPEIFISRQKCNLCHWYNQCYAIAQSQQHLSLLPGVTPVRYNQLQALSIHTVESLAHTSPLILENLPGFDSLVAPKMIIQAQSVLQKRPLILPHPLPTEDITFTAPVELYFDIEAQPDLDLDYLLGILVVDKQAKTEKFYSFLAEKPEEEALIWQQFLDLVWQYPEAPIYHFCVYELDTVKRLAKLYQTPNSSVRPVLNRFVDVYEQLTKSVALPIESYALKAIARWLGFEWREKEASGAKCIYWYDQWLETGDRTLLDVIQSYNEDDCRATRTVKDWLVQFVENEASWRLF is encoded by the coding sequence ATGTTAATCAATGCTGAACACCTACTGCAATATCAACGCTGTAAACGCCGACCTGTCTTAGATACTCACGGCGATAGACCTCAGCGTGATGCGCCCAATGAGTTACTGCTCAAATTACAACAAGATAAAATCGCTCATCGTCAGAGTATTTTGGCAGAGTTTTATTATCACAAACCCGATTACCCCCGTGGTGACTGGGAAGCAGGTCAAGCAGCAACTTTGGAATTAATGCAGCTTGGGGTTGAGTACATTTATCGCGGCGTACTGTTAAGCGATGATCCCGATTTAGCAGATCCGGAAAATCAAGATGTTTCCCTATCCCTGGAATACAATCTTCTCAGCCGTCCCGATTTACTGGTAAAACAGCCGGGACAGTCACGGTTTGGCGATTGGATGTATGTACCGGCAAATATCGAATTGGGTAAGCGTCCTAAGCAGGAATATCAGGTGGTGGCGGCGTTTCACGCTCAAGTCTTAGCCAAGGTACAGGAAATCACGCCGGAAATAGCTTGGCTGGTGTTGCGTACCAAACAAAGAGATTATGCGGTGGATTTAGGCAAATGGATACCAAAAATGCAGAGCATTTTGTGGGAGTTTATCCAAGCATTAGAGTCCCCAGAACCACCAGAAATATTTATTTCTCGCCAAAAGTGCAATCTTTGCCATTGGTATAATCAATGTTATGCGATCGCGCAATCACAGCAACACCTTTCTTTGTTACCAGGAGTTACACCTGTTCGCTACAATCAACTCCAAGCTTTGTCTATTCATACAGTGGAATCTCTCGCTCATACCAGCCCCCTCATCCTGGAAAACCTTCCTGGTTTTGACAGCCTAGTAGCACCCAAGATGATCATACAAGCCCAATCTGTACTGCAAAAACGACCGTTGATTTTACCTCATCCGTTACCAACAGAGGATATTACATTTACGGCTCCTGTAGAGCTTTATTTTGATATTGAAGCCCAGCCAGATTTGGATTTAGATTATCTTTTAGGGATTTTGGTGGTTGATAAGCAAGCCAAGACAGAAAAATTTTATTCCTTTCTCGCGGAAAAACCAGAAGAAGAAGCCTTAATTTGGCAGCAATTTTTAGATTTGGTTTGGCAATATCCCGAAGCACCAATTTATCATTTTTGTGTGTATGAATTGGATACAGTTAAACGCCTGGCGAAACTCTACCAGACTCCCAATTCTTCAGTACGCCCTGTATTAAATCGGTTTGTGGATGTATATGAACAATTAACCAAAAGTGTCGCTTTACCCATAGAAAGCTATGCCCTGAAAGCCATTGCTCGTTGGTTGGGCTTTGAGTGGCGGGAAAAAGAAGCAAGCGGTGCTAAATGTATTTACTGGTATGATCAGTGGTTAGAAACAGGCGATCGCACTTTACTGGACGTGATTCAAAGTTACAACGAAGATGATTGTCGCGCTACCCGTACTGTCAAGGATTGGCTGGTGCAATTTGTGGAAAATGAAGCCAGTTGGCGACTTTTTTAA
- a CDS encoding GNAT family N-acetyltransferase, protein MSDHKIFLRLAEETDAWVMSAIHIAAIKALPTTFYTRKQLLAWRNYRDKPNGKNILQNMQAEIFWVAVENNLITGFASFMVDELIALYVHPYYQGQGIGRALVTHFCQEAADLGINQVITTASLYAEGFYLRLGFTAIKRAPHQLRTGIIVPVTKMSKILTTA, encoded by the coding sequence ATGAGCGATCATAAAATATTTCTGCGACTCGCCGAAGAAACGGACGCGTGGGTGATGAGTGCAATTCATATTGCTGCCATCAAAGCTCTTCCCACAACTTTTTACACCAGAAAACAGCTGTTAGCTTGGCGGAATTATCGCGACAAGCCTAATGGTAAAAATATTTTGCAGAATATGCAAGCCGAAATTTTCTGGGTTGCTGTTGAGAATAATCTAATCACAGGTTTTGCTAGTTTCATGGTTGATGAACTGATTGCACTATATGTGCATCCTTATTATCAAGGTCAAGGCATAGGGCGAGCTTTAGTTACACATTTTTGTCAAGAAGCAGCTGATCTAGGTATAAATCAAGTGATAACAACTGCTAGTCTTTATGCTGAAGGATTTTATTTGCGACTGGGATTTACTGCTATCAAAAGAGCGCCTCATCAGTTAAGAACTGGGATTATTGTTCCAGTTACCAAAATGAGTAAAATTTTAACTACAGCTTGA